The following proteins come from a genomic window of Miscanthus floridulus cultivar M001 chromosome 2, ASM1932011v1, whole genome shotgun sequence:
- the LOC136538825 gene encoding F-box/LRR-repeat protein At3g48880-like, with protein MMGENKWMGKRWEDMDTDVLVKIFKELNLVELSPVSQVCRLWRSACSDPLIWGTLDFGLLKSNFIQTRASPYIWVDDRSDKRLARILRVAMAISCGNVNCMIFHYNLFMKDEHLHFISERSPHLKRLVMPAWNRITKVAICQAIQRWQDLESLTMPTIGHPPYIMEEIARSCKNFTELKIMGLFDQQFASAILQFLPKLKVLSLRCSKVSMDALQCLVNSMEYLEVLNISHCLLLVVAVNGRKQVVHELDSQILERASRLREFHYCQSRLCVTCQRMVVDEGIMRWYRYEDWFWRQDEVRSLDLLQDYGKLFDAGCERLTSVE; from the exons ATGATGGGAGAGAATAAATGGATGGGAAAAAGATGGGAGGACATGGACACTGATGTCCTTGTGAAGATATTCAAGGAACTAAATTTGGTTGAGCTGTCACCGGTATCTCAAGTTTGTCGTTTGTGGCGTTCGGCCTGTTCAGATCCACTTATTTGGGGCACTCTTGACTTTGGATTGTTAAAATCCAATTTTATTCAGACAAGAGCATCACCATATATTTGGGTTGATGATAGGTCTGACAAGAGACTTGCAAGAATACTACGGGTGGCTATGGCAATTAGCTGTGGGAATGTCAATTGCATGATATTCCATTACAATTTGTTCATGAAAGATGAGCACCTTCATTTCATCTCAGAAAG GTCTCCTCACTTAAAACGGTTGGTTATGCCAGCATGGAACCGCATCACCAAAGTGGCAATATGTCAAGCTATCCAGAGGTGGCAGGATCTGGAGTCCTTGACAATGCCTACCATTGGACATCCTCCATATATTATGGAAGAGATTGCAAGGAGCTGCAAGAATTTCACAGAACTTAAGATCATGGGCTTATTTGATCAGCAATTTGCCTCGGCTATTCTGCAGTTCCTTCCAAAGTTGAAAGTGCTGAGCCTTCGTTGCTCTAAAGTGTCCATGGATGCACTGCAATGCTTGGTGAACTCGATGGAATATCTTGAGGTCCTGAATATTTCCCACTGCCTGCTGTTGGTTGTCGCGGTGAATGGGCGGAAGCAAGTGGTTCATGAACTGGACAGCCAGATTCTCGAGAGAGCTTCACGGCTGCGTGAATTCCACTACTGCCAGAGTAGGTTGTGCGTCACATGCCAGCGGATGGTGGTGGATGAAGGCATCATGCGCTGGTACAGGTACGAGGATTGGTTTTGGCGTCAGGATGAGGTGAGGTCCCTTGATCTGCTGCAAGATTATGGGAAGCTGTTTGATGCTGGTTGCGAGAGGTTGACGTCTGTGGAGTAG